A section of the Streptomyces sp. V3I8 genome encodes:
- a CDS encoding alpha/beta fold hydrolase — MAATASFSVTSAHGPRTLTLAYTRVGRGEPLLLLHGIGHHRQAWDPVVDLLAAERDVIAVDLPGFGESPALPQGLPHDLATMNAALAALCDTLELDRPHVAGNSLGGLLALELGREKLVRSVTALAPAGFWSPAERRYAFGLLQAMRQAARGMPLPVVERLSRSAAGRAVLTSSIYARPGRRSPGAVVAETLALADAQGFTEILRAGTSVRFTDDVPGLPVTIAWGTRDRILVRRQGIRAKQAIPRARLVRLPGCGHVPMNDDPALVARVVLDGSRRTPAPAAQHA, encoded by the coding sequence ATGGCCGCCACGGCCTCCTTCAGCGTCACCTCCGCTCACGGCCCGCGGACCCTCACCCTCGCGTACACGCGCGTGGGCAGGGGCGAACCGCTTCTGCTGCTGCACGGGATAGGCCACCACCGGCAGGCGTGGGACCCGGTCGTCGACCTGCTGGCGGCCGAGCGGGATGTGATCGCGGTGGACCTGCCCGGCTTCGGCGAGTCCCCCGCGCTGCCCCAGGGGCTCCCGCACGACCTGGCGACGATGAACGCGGCGCTGGCCGCGCTGTGCGACACGCTGGAACTGGACCGGCCGCACGTGGCGGGCAACTCGCTGGGCGGGCTGCTGGCCCTGGAACTGGGCCGCGAGAAGCTCGTACGGTCCGTCACCGCGCTGGCGCCCGCCGGGTTCTGGTCGCCCGCCGAGCGGCGGTACGCGTTCGGTCTGCTGCAGGCGATGCGGCAGGCCGCGCGGGGCATGCCGCTCCCGGTGGTCGAGCGGCTGTCGCGGTCGGCGGCCGGGCGCGCGGTCCTGACCAGCAGCATCTACGCCCGCCCGGGCCGCCGTTCACCCGGGGCGGTGGTCGCCGAGACCCTTGCGCTGGCCGACGCCCAGGGATTCACCGAGATCCTCCGGGCGGGCACTTCCGTCCGGTTCACGGACGACGTCCCCGGTCTCCCCGTCACGATCGCCTGGGGCACCCGGGACCGGATCCTGGTCCGCCGCCAGGGGATCCGCGCCAAGCAGGCCATCCCCCGGGCGCGGCTGGTGCGGCTGCCCGGCTGCGGGCACGTCCCGATGAACGACGACCCCGCGCTGGTCGCACGCGTCGTCCTGGACGGCAGCCGCCGCACTCCGGCCCCCGCGGCGCAGCACGCCTGA
- a CDS encoding Lrp/AsnC family transcriptional regulator, protein MPESVVLDPVDLRLLCLLQNDARTTYRDLAAQIGVAPSTCLDRVTRLRRSGVILGHQLRLDPAKLGRGLEALLSVQVRPHRRELVGPFVERIRALPESRTVFHLTGPDDYLVHVAVADMADLQRLVLDGFTAHREVARVETRLIFQQWDCGPLLPPGPQGAAPPAGSDRHGEVPGKPG, encoded by the coding sequence ATGCCCGAATCCGTCGTACTGGACCCGGTGGACCTCCGCCTCCTGTGCCTGCTGCAGAACGACGCCCGGACCACGTACCGGGACCTCGCCGCGCAGATCGGCGTGGCCCCCTCGACCTGCCTGGACCGGGTCACCCGGCTGCGCCGGTCGGGCGTGATCCTCGGCCATCAGCTGCGGCTCGATCCGGCCAAGCTGGGCCGGGGCCTGGAAGCGCTGCTGTCCGTGCAGGTCAGGCCGCACCGGCGGGAGTTGGTCGGGCCGTTCGTGGAGCGGATCAGGGCGCTGCCGGAGTCGCGTACCGTCTTCCACCTCACCGGACCCGACGACTACCTGGTGCATGTCGCGGTCGCCGACATGGCGGATCTGCAGCGGCTGGTCCTCGACGGGTTCACCGCCCACCGCGAGGTGGCCCGCGTCGAGACCCGGCTGATCTTCCAGCAGTGGGACTGCGGGCCGCTGCTGCCGCCCGGCCCGCAGGGCGCCGCTCCCCCGGCGGGATCGGACCGGCACGGCGAAGTGCCTGGAAAACCGGGCTGA
- a CDS encoding alkaline phosphatase — MSHRPQSPPPLPARRSVLRGSLAASAALALPTAAAGTAAGTAPAFALSGRPRARWGVQAGDVTTNSGLVWVRSDRPARMIVETSATESFRRPQKWHGPLLGAGTDFTGTVPLHGLPAGEQIHYRVTLADPDDPRRTGEPVLGTFRTAPSKRRQDVRFLWSGDIVGQGWGINPDIGGLYAYEEMRRRDPDFFLCSGDTIYADGPLSPAVTLPDGRVWRNVTTEEKSKVAETLAEYRGNFRYSLLDENVRRFNAEVPTITQWDDHEVLNNWYPGEILTDARYTVKDVDTLAARARKAFSEYVPISTLPATGADGRVHRVVRHGPLLDVFVLDMRTFRNANSPGRQSDDTTGILGAEQLTWLKRELARSRAVWKVIAADMPLGLVVPDGATDIEAVAQGDPGAPLGRELQIAELLRFVKHRRITGTVWLTADVHYTSAQHYDPSRGAFKDFAPFWEFVSGPLAAGGFQANALDGTFGPDRVFVRAPDRANVSPMESPQYFGEVDIDGGSGELTVRLRATGGSVLFTKVLQPGRVGQ; from the coding sequence ATGTCGCACCGCCCGCAGAGCCCGCCCCCGCTCCCCGCCCGCCGCAGCGTCCTGCGCGGCTCGCTCGCCGCGTCGGCGGCGCTCGCCCTGCCCACCGCGGCCGCGGGCACGGCCGCCGGTACCGCCCCGGCGTTCGCCCTGTCGGGCCGGCCCAGGGCGCGGTGGGGCGTGCAGGCCGGAGACGTGACCACCAACTCCGGCCTGGTGTGGGTCCGTTCCGACCGCCCCGCCCGCATGATCGTGGAGACCTCCGCGACCGAGTCGTTCCGCAGGCCGCAGAAATGGCACGGCCCGCTCCTGGGCGCCGGCACGGACTTCACGGGTACGGTCCCGCTGCACGGCCTGCCGGCCGGGGAGCAGATCCACTACCGGGTGACGCTGGCCGATCCCGACGACCCCCGCCGCACCGGCGAGCCCGTGCTCGGCACGTTCCGGACAGCGCCCTCGAAGCGCCGCCAGGACGTCCGCTTCCTCTGGTCCGGCGACATCGTGGGCCAGGGCTGGGGCATCAATCCGGACATCGGCGGCCTCTACGCGTACGAGGAGATGCGCCGCCGCGACCCCGACTTCTTCCTGTGCAGCGGTGACACGATCTACGCGGACGGCCCGCTGTCGCCGGCCGTGACGCTCCCGGACGGCCGCGTCTGGCGGAACGTCACCACCGAGGAGAAGTCCAAGGTCGCGGAGACCCTCGCCGAGTACCGCGGGAACTTCCGCTACTCGCTGCTCGACGAGAACGTACGCCGGTTCAACGCCGAGGTCCCGACGATCACCCAGTGGGACGACCACGAGGTCCTCAACAACTGGTACCCGGGCGAGATCCTCACCGACGCCCGCTACACGGTGAAGGACGTCGACACGCTGGCCGCCCGCGCCCGCAAGGCGTTCAGCGAGTACGTCCCGATCTCCACGCTGCCCGCCACCGGCGCGGACGGCCGGGTGCACCGGGTCGTGCGCCACGGCCCCCTGCTGGACGTCTTCGTGCTCGACATGCGCACGTTCCGCAACGCCAACTCCCCCGGCCGGCAGAGCGACGACACCACCGGCATCCTCGGGGCGGAGCAGCTGACCTGGCTCAAGCGCGAACTGGCCCGGTCTCGCGCGGTGTGGAAGGTGATCGCCGCCGACATGCCGCTCGGCCTGGTCGTACCGGACGGGGCGACGGACATCGAGGCCGTCGCGCAGGGCGACCCGGGTGCCCCGCTCGGCCGCGAACTGCAGATCGCCGAGCTGCTGCGGTTCGTCAAGCACCGGCGGATCACCGGCACGGTGTGGCTGACCGCGGACGTGCACTACACCTCGGCGCAGCACTACGACCCCTCACGCGGGGCCTTCAAGGACTTCGCGCCGTTCTGGGAGTTCGTCTCCGGTCCGCTCGCCGCGGGCGGTTTCCAGGCGAACGCGCTGGACGGCACGTTCGGTCCGGACCGGGTCTTCGTCCGGGCACCCGACCGGGCGAACGTCTCGCCCATGGAGTCGCCGCAGTACTTCGGCGAGGTCGACATCGACGGCGGGAGCGGCGAACTGACGGTCCGTCTGCGGGCGACCGGCGGTTCGGTGCTGTTCACGAAGGTGCTGCAACCGGGACGCGTGGGGCAGTAG
- a CDS encoding Lrp/AsnC family transcriptional regulator: MTAYSPDATDWRILEILQRDGRTGFAELARAVSMSASAVTERVRRLEEAGVIQGYAAVVDPENLGLPILAFVRLRYPNGNYKPFHDLVAVTPEILEAHHVTGDDCFVIKVATRSMRHLEEVSGKIGTLGSVTTSVVYSSPLPRRPLSHWAAEPLDR; this comes from the coding sequence ATGACCGCGTATTCCCCGGACGCCACGGACTGGCGCATCCTCGAGATCCTCCAGCGTGACGGCCGGACCGGCTTCGCCGAGCTGGCCCGTGCCGTCTCCATGTCCGCGAGCGCGGTCACCGAACGGGTGCGGCGCCTGGAGGAGGCGGGCGTGATCCAGGGGTACGCGGCGGTCGTGGACCCGGAGAACCTCGGCCTGCCGATCCTCGCGTTCGTGCGGCTGCGCTATCCGAACGGCAACTACAAGCCGTTCCACGACCTGGTCGCGGTCACCCCCGAGATCCTGGAGGCGCACCACGTCACGGGCGACGACTGCTTCGTGATCAAGGTCGCGACCCGGTCGATGCGGCACCTGGAGGAGGTGTCGGGAAAGATCGGCACCCTCGGCTCGGTCACGACGAGCGTCGTGTACTCGTCCCCGCTGCCCCGCCGCCCGCTGAGCCACTGGGCCGCTGAGCCACTGGACCGCTGA
- a CDS encoding SDR family oxidoreductase — protein sequence MSSRPPSPTAEALRRDPLPLRGRTALVTGASRRSGIGYAVARRLAAYGASVHLHHHVPHDAAMPWGADDPQEVAAGVREALGDPGARVVHGPGDLSEPAAPAELIAHAADTLGGRIDILVANHALSGSDGPLDELDAAALDAHWAVDTRSVILLVQAYARLRATLPPRTPGGRVLMMTSGQDIAGGMPGEIAYALQKGALASVTRSLATTLAEHAVTVNTVNPGPVDTGYLTGEAYRTVASMFPGGRWGMPDDPARLVAWLATDEAGWITGQVIDSEGGFRR from the coding sequence ATGTCCTCTCGACCTCCCTCACCCACCGCCGAAGCCCTGCGCCGCGACCCGCTGCCGTTGCGCGGACGCACCGCCCTGGTCACGGGCGCCAGCCGGCGAAGCGGCATCGGGTACGCCGTGGCCCGGCGTCTGGCCGCGTACGGCGCGAGCGTCCACCTGCACCACCACGTGCCGCACGACGCCGCGATGCCGTGGGGTGCGGACGACCCGCAGGAGGTCGCCGCCGGAGTACGGGAAGCGCTCGGCGACCCCGGAGCGCGGGTCGTCCACGGGCCGGGCGACCTCTCCGAACCGGCTGCTCCGGCCGAACTGATCGCCCACGCGGCGGACACGCTCGGCGGGCGGATCGACATCCTCGTCGCCAACCACGCCCTCAGCGGCTCGGACGGCCCGCTGGACGAACTGGACGCGGCGGCGCTCGACGCGCACTGGGCCGTCGACACCCGGTCGGTGATCCTGCTCGTCCAGGCGTACGCGCGGCTGCGCGCCACGCTGCCCCCGCGTACGCCGGGCGGGCGCGTGCTGATGATGACCTCCGGCCAGGACATCGCGGGCGGCATGCCCGGCGAGATCGCGTACGCCCTGCAGAAGGGCGCCCTCGCCTCGGTGACCCGTTCGCTCGCGACCACGCTCGCCGAGCACGCCGTCACCGTGAACACCGTCAATCCCGGTCCGGTCGACACCGGCTACCTGACAGGAGAGGCGTACCGGACGGTCGCCTCGATGTTCCCGGGCGGACGCTGGGGGATGCCCGACGATCCGGCCCGGCTCGTCGCCTGGCTCGCGACGGACGAGGCCGGGTGGATCACCGGGCAGGTCATCGATTCGGAAGGCGGTTTCAGACGCTGA
- a CDS encoding DUF885 domain-containing protein, with product MSQTKNLLPREVADLYVDELIALDPVTGTYLGVKESSSRLPDTSPAGAEALARLARQTLARLDEAERQPGADRDIERRCGRLLRERLTAELAVHDAEEGLRSVGNMHTAAHAVREVFTVTPTETDEDWVAVAERLRAVPTALDGYRACLALGLERKLYAGPRPTATFVGQLTQWSDTDGSGRGWFEDFASAGPAALRTELDEAARTATAAVVALRDWMRDVYAPAIEGAPDTVGRERYARWSRYFNGTDLDLDEAYAYGWAEYHRLYAEMEKEAEKVLPGAGTPWVALAHLDEHGRHIEGVDEVRGWLQGLMDRAIEELNGTHFELADRVRKVESRIAPPGGAAAPYYSAPSEDFSRPGQTWLPTMGQTRFPVYDLVSTWYHEGVPGHHLQLAQWVHVAESLSRYQATVGGVSANCEGWALYAERLMDELGYLKDAEERLGYLDAQMMRAARVVVDIGMHLELEIPAESPFHPGERWTPDLAQEFFGAHSSRPADFVESELTRYLSMPGQAIGYKLGERAWLLGRANAQKRHGDAFDLKAWHMAALSQGSLGLDDLVDELSRL from the coding sequence ATGTCACAGACGAAGAACTTGCTGCCCCGCGAGGTCGCCGACCTGTACGTCGACGAGCTCATCGCCCTCGACCCGGTCACCGGTACGTACCTCGGTGTGAAGGAGAGTTCCAGCAGGCTGCCCGACACCTCACCGGCCGGCGCGGAGGCGCTCGCGCGACTGGCGAGGCAGACGCTGGCCCGGCTCGACGAGGCGGAGCGGCAGCCGGGCGCCGACCGTGACATCGAGCGCCGCTGCGGCCGCCTGCTGCGTGAGCGCCTCACCGCCGAACTCGCCGTGCACGACGCCGAGGAGGGCCTGCGTTCCGTCGGCAACATGCACACGGCCGCGCACGCGGTGCGCGAGGTGTTCACCGTGACGCCGACGGAGACGGACGAGGACTGGGTCGCGGTCGCCGAGCGGTTGCGCGCGGTGCCGACGGCCCTCGACGGCTATCGCGCGTGCCTCGCCCTCGGCCTGGAGCGCAAGCTGTACGCGGGTCCGCGTCCCACCGCGACCTTCGTCGGCCAGCTCACGCAGTGGTCGGACACGGACGGTTCGGGCCGCGGCTGGTTCGAGGACTTCGCGTCGGCGGGGCCCGCGGCCCTGCGTACCGAACTCGACGAGGCCGCCCGGACCGCGACCGCGGCCGTCGTCGCGCTGCGCGACTGGATGCGCGACGTGTACGCGCCCGCGATCGAGGGCGCGCCGGACACGGTGGGCCGCGAGCGGTACGCGCGCTGGTCGCGCTACTTCAACGGTACGGACCTGGACCTGGACGAGGCGTACGCGTACGGCTGGGCCGAGTACCACCGGCTGTACGCCGAGATGGAGAAGGAGGCCGAGAAGGTCCTGCCCGGCGCCGGGACCCCGTGGGTGGCGCTCGCCCACCTCGACGAGCACGGCAGGCACATCGAGGGCGTCGACGAGGTCCGCGGGTGGCTGCAGGGCCTCATGGACCGGGCGATCGAGGAGCTGAACGGCACCCACTTCGAACTCGCCGACAGGGTACGGAAGGTGGAGTCCCGCATCGCCCCGCCGGGCGGCGCCGCGGCCCCCTACTACTCGGCCCCGTCCGAGGACTTCTCCCGCCCCGGCCAGACGTGGCTGCCGACGATGGGGCAGACCCGCTTCCCGGTGTACGACCTGGTGTCCACCTGGTACCACGAGGGCGTCCCCGGCCATCATCTCCAGCTCGCCCAGTGGGTCCACGTCGCCGAGAGCCTCTCCCGCTACCAGGCGACCGTCGGCGGCGTCAGCGCCAACTGCGAGGGCTGGGCCCTGTACGCGGAACGGCTCATGGACGAACTCGGCTACCTCAAGGACGCCGAGGAGCGCCTCGGCTACCTCGACGCGCAGATGATGCGGGCGGCGCGCGTCGTCGTCGACATCGGCATGCACCTGGAACTGGAGATCCCGGCCGAGTCACCGTTCCATCCGGGCGAGCGCTGGACCCCGGACCTGGCCCAGGAGTTCTTCGGCGCGCACAGCAGCCGCCCGGCGGACTTCGTGGAGAGCGAGCTGACCCGCTACCTCTCCATGCCCGGCCAGGCCATCGGCTACAAGCTCGGCGAGCGCGCCTGGCTGCTGGGCCGTGCGAACGCGCAAAAGCGGCACGGCGACGCCTTCGACCTGAAGGCGTGGCACATGGCGGCGCTGTCGCAGGGCTCGCTGGGCCTGGACGACCTGGTGGACGAGCTGTCCCGGCTCTGA
- a CDS encoding PLP-dependent aspartate aminotransferase family protein: MDFGGVDNGTDIRGAGEGMANGGGPVTRATAGAVDAAGAVRATWAAGAAEAGVRSRGLDTEAVHAGRDDLARQGLHAPPIDLSTTYPSYDSRGEAARIDAFAADGAEPDGPPVYGRLGNPTVARFETALARLEGTESAVAFASGMAALSAVLLARGALGLRHVVAVRPLYGCSDHLLTAGLLGSEVTWVDPAGIEDALRPDTGLVLVESPANPTLAELDLRAIAHSCGSVPLLADNTFATPVLQRPAEQGARLVLHSATKYLGGHGDVMAGVVACDEEFAGRLRQVRFATGGVLHPLAGYLLLRGLSTLPVRVRAASATAAELVRRLSGDPRVARVRYPRLGGAMVAFEVHGDPHEVIAAVRLVTPAVSLGSVDTLIQHPASISHRIVDAADRRGSGVGDRLLRLSVGLEDVEDLWQDLDAALGAGRRTRRGATGSAAVGRLR, encoded by the coding sequence ATGGACTTCGGCGGCGTGGACAACGGCACGGACATACGTGGGGCGGGCGAGGGCATGGCGAACGGGGGCGGACCGGTGACAAGGGCGACGGCGGGCGCGGTGGACGCGGCGGGCGCGGTGAGAGCGACGTGGGCGGCAGGGGCGGCGGAGGCCGGTGTGCGGAGCCGGGGTCTGGACACCGAGGCCGTGCACGCCGGGCGGGACGACCTCGCGCGGCAGGGCCTGCACGCTCCGCCGATCGACCTCTCGACCACCTATCCCTCGTACGACAGCCGGGGCGAGGCGGCCCGCATCGACGCGTTCGCCGCCGACGGGGCCGAACCGGACGGGCCGCCGGTCTACGGCCGGCTCGGCAATCCGACCGTCGCCCGGTTCGAGACGGCTCTCGCGCGGCTGGAGGGCACGGAGAGCGCGGTCGCCTTCGCCAGCGGGATGGCCGCGCTGAGCGCGGTGCTCCTGGCGCGCGGCGCCCTGGGGCTGCGCCACGTCGTGGCCGTGCGGCCGCTGTACGGCTGCAGTGATCACCTGCTGACGGCCGGACTGCTCGGCTCCGAGGTGACGTGGGTCGACCCCGCGGGGATCGAGGACGCGCTGCGGCCGGACACCGGTCTGGTCCTGGTCGAGTCACCGGCCAACCCGACGCTCGCCGAACTCGACCTGCGGGCGATCGCCCACTCCTGCGGGAGCGTTCCGCTGCTCGCCGACAACACCTTCGCCACACCGGTGCTGCAGCGGCCCGCCGAACAGGGGGCGCGGCTCGTGCTGCACAGCGCCACGAAGTACCTGGGCGGGCACGGCGACGTGATGGCCGGGGTCGTGGCCTGCGACGAGGAGTTCGCCGGGCGGCTGCGGCAGGTCCGGTTCGCCACGGGCGGCGTACTGCATCCGCTCGCCGGCTATCTGCTGCTGCGCGGCCTGTCGACGCTGCCCGTACGGGTGCGCGCGGCTTCCGCGACCGCCGCGGAACTGGTCCGGCGGCTGTCCGGCGACCCGCGTGTCGCCCGTGTCCGCTATCCGCGGCTCGGCGGTGCCATGGTCGCCTTCGAGGTCCACGGCGATCCGCACGAGGTGATCGCCGCGGTCCGCCTGGTCACCCCGGCGGTCAGCCTCGGCAGCGTCGACACGCTGATCCAGCACCCCGCCTCGATCAGCCACCGCATCGTGGACGCGGCGGACCGGCGCGGGAGCGGGGTCGGCGACCGGCTCCTGCGCCTGTCGGTGGGGCTGGAGGACGTGGAGGACCTGTGGCAGGACCTGGACGCCGCGCTGGGGGCGGGACGGCGGACCCGGCGCGGGGCCACCGGGTCCGCCGCCGTGGGGCGGCTGCGGTGA
- a CDS encoding immunity 21 family protein, which yields MVSYADPGSVEAVGAVEWVESGGGPLIAVPEVVLPFWTGADGDELAPDYDRACEVDGSAGLLPVGNATALVLGDDPAATAYLPEHGTFVRWFAGDSERGLLARVPAALDTAVWGSEVRWRVPGAVVLFDAARPGERSTKAGHLRIVLEPGRYAVRAAHVEPDPRTWIGLVRLTPLGE from the coding sequence ATGGTGAGTTACGCGGACCCAGGTTCGGTCGAGGCCGTCGGGGCGGTCGAGTGGGTCGAGTCGGGCGGTGGGCCGCTCATAGCGGTACCGGAAGTGGTGCTGCCGTTCTGGACGGGGGCCGACGGCGACGAACTGGCCCCCGACTACGACCGGGCCTGCGAGGTGGACGGCTCTGCCGGCCTGCTGCCCGTCGGCAACGCCACGGCCCTCGTCCTCGGCGACGACCCCGCCGCCACCGCCTACCTCCCCGAACACGGCACGTTCGTACGGTGGTTCGCGGGCGACTCCGAGCGCGGACTGCTGGCCCGGGTGCCGGCCGCCCTCGACACGGCGGTCTGGGGGAGCGAGGTGCGCTGGCGGGTCCCCGGGGCCGTCGTGCTGTTCGACGCGGCCCGGCCGGGGGAGCGGTCGACGAAGGCCGGGCACCTGCGGATCGTCCTCGAACCGGGACGGTACGCGGTACGCGCGGCGCACGTCGAACCGGACCCGCGGACATGGATCGGACTCGTCCGGCTGACACCTCTCGGGGAGTGA
- a CDS encoding GNAT family N-acetyltransferase — translation MSDVTRAKNGRPVHHWRRDLVELAALFTAVAVADAVANLIGHSPDGPALLAISAVALIATAGFHTWWSRRHGHAPPTDDPGARPPAPGPASGESVLWRMRTTVRDEPGSLAVLCTALAELRVDILSLQTHPLAEGTVDEFLLRAPAPVAASEVTRAVSLSGGSGTWIERADAHDLVDAPTRVLGLATRTALDAAELPLALRQLLGRCTIRSLPATSVRGKGPQEGAPVEGALEETVMRLRAPEGGVITVERPYLPFTPTEFARARALVELDARLGPRIPRSQDVLTLPQGNDITVRRADAGDLDAAKAMHERCSQRTLGMRYHGPVGDADKYLKHLLSPHFGRTLAVRTASGRIVGLGHLLWDGDETEIALLVEDDWQRRGIGGELLGRLVAMAVEAGCESVYAVTQASNTGMVAAMRGLDLPLDYQIEEGTLVITARLKAAPHAGVAHTEDTEHSVRD, via the coding sequence ATGTCTGATGTGACACGCGCGAAAAACGGCCGGCCGGTCCACCACTGGCGCAGGGACCTCGTCGAACTGGCCGCCCTCTTCACGGCGGTGGCGGTCGCCGACGCCGTGGCGAACCTGATCGGGCACAGCCCCGACGGCCCCGCCCTGCTCGCGATCTCGGCGGTCGCGCTGATCGCCACGGCCGGCTTCCACACCTGGTGGTCACGACGCCACGGTCACGCTCCGCCGACAGACGATCCCGGCGCCCGGCCGCCCGCACCCGGGCCGGCCTCCGGGGAGAGCGTGCTGTGGCGGATGCGGACCACCGTGCGGGACGAGCCGGGTTCGCTGGCCGTCCTGTGCACGGCGCTGGCGGAACTGCGGGTCGACATCCTGAGCCTGCAGACGCATCCGCTGGCCGAGGGCACCGTGGACGAGTTCCTGCTGCGCGCGCCCGCACCGGTGGCGGCGTCCGAGGTGACGCGCGCGGTGTCGCTGTCGGGCGGCTCCGGCACGTGGATCGAGCGGGCCGACGCGCACGACCTGGTGGACGCGCCCACGCGCGTGCTGGGCCTCGCGACGCGCACCGCGCTGGACGCGGCCGAACTGCCTCTGGCGCTGCGTCAGTTGCTGGGGCGGTGCACGATCCGTTCGCTGCCCGCCACGTCGGTGCGCGGAAAGGGTCCGCAGGAGGGCGCGCCCGTCGAGGGGGCGCTGGAGGAGACGGTGATGCGACTGCGCGCACCGGAAGGCGGAGTGATCACCGTGGAGCGGCCCTATCTGCCGTTCACGCCCACCGAGTTCGCGCGGGCCCGGGCGCTGGTCGAGCTGGACGCCCGGCTCGGTCCGCGGATTCCGCGCAGCCAGGACGTACTGACCCTGCCGCAGGGCAACGACATCACCGTGCGCCGCGCCGACGCCGGTGACCTCGACGCCGCGAAGGCCATGCACGAGCGGTGCTCGCAGCGGACGCTCGGCATGCGCTACCACGGCCCCGTCGGCGACGCGGACAAGTACCTCAAGCACCTGCTCAGCCCGCACTTCGGCCGCACGCTCGCGGTACGGACCGCCTCGGGACGCATCGTCGGACTCGGGCACCTCCTGTGGGACGGCGACGAGACGGAGATCGCGCTGCTGGTGGAGGACGACTGGCAGCGGCGCGGTATCGGCGGCGAGCTGCTCGGCCGCCTGGTGGCGATGGCCGTCGAGGCCGGCTGCGAGAGCGTGTACGCCGTCACGCAGGCGTCGAACACCGGCATGGTCGCCGCGATGCGCGGTCTCGACCTCCCCCTCGACTACCAGATCGAGGAGGGCACCCTCGTCATCACGGCCCGCTTGAAGGCGGCGCCGCACGCCGGGGTGGCGCACACGGAGGACACCGAACACTCCGTCCGGGACTGA
- a CDS encoding rhodanese-like domain-containing protein, producing MKSSAVSLNPVLRVAPAAPAVAAAHFAASLALHADVSDVAAALDAGGDPGFVVLDSRSTESWDQGHIPGAVHLPTALVAGQAGQLLDRAVPVVTYCWGPGCNGATRAALALARLGYQVKEMLGGFEYWVREGFEFETWEGRERRPADPLTAPAGAADCGC from the coding sequence ATGAAGAGCAGCGCTGTTTCCCTCAACCCCGTCCTGCGGGTCGCCCCGGCGGCGCCCGCCGTGGCCGCCGCCCACTTCGCGGCGAGCCTCGCCCTGCACGCCGACGTGTCCGACGTCGCCGCCGCGCTGGACGCCGGCGGCGACCCCGGCTTCGTCGTCCTCGACTCCCGCTCCACGGAGTCCTGGGACCAGGGACACATACCCGGCGCCGTCCATCTGCCGACCGCCCTCGTCGCCGGGCAGGCCGGGCAACTCCTGGACAGGGCGGTGCCGGTCGTCACGTACTGCTGGGGTCCGGGCTGCAACGGCGCGACCCGGGCCGCCCTCGCGCTCGCCCGACTCGGATACCAGGTCAAGGAGATGCTCGGCGGGTTCGAGTACTGGGTGCGCGAGGGCTTCGAGTTCGAGACCTGGGAGGGGCGCGAGCGGCGTCCCGCCGACCCGTTGACGGCGCCGGCCGGCGCGGCGGACTGCGGCTGCTGA
- a CDS encoding GntR family transcriptional regulator, which yields MGTTQLDTVPEPKYWHLKTVLSEALDSEFSVGEILPNERDLAARFGVARATLRQALEQLELEGRLQRRRGVGTTVAPPRMGVAVGSEQHTWPGAAGDAWQPADCATAVPPAAVARVLETDPDERVHVVRRSRVTHGQPVAAELLYVPASSVPDLSGIDAPSGTARARAVLRELQRLDLEGEDRAVELGSARADDAKELDRLPGAPVLVVTTRFFAGGRTAAVSVATYRADTCRLTFGDTGGVEIHHDPERRAS from the coding sequence GTGGGGACCACGCAGTTGGATACGGTGCCGGAGCCCAAGTACTGGCACCTCAAGACCGTGCTCAGCGAAGCACTGGACTCCGAGTTCTCGGTGGGCGAGATCCTTCCGAACGAACGTGATCTGGCGGCCCGGTTCGGGGTGGCGAGGGCCACCCTCCGCCAGGCCCTCGAACAGCTGGAGCTGGAAGGCCGCCTGCAGCGCCGCCGCGGCGTCGGTACGACCGTGGCACCGCCCCGGATGGGCGTGGCCGTCGGATCCGAGCAGCACACCTGGCCGGGCGCGGCCGGCGACGCCTGGCAGCCCGCGGACTGCGCGACGGCGGTCCCGCCCGCGGCGGTGGCCCGGGTCCTGGAGACCGACCCCGACGAGCGGGTGCACGTCGTGCGCCGCTCCCGCGTGACGCACGGCCAGCCGGTCGCCGCCGAGCTCCTGTACGTCCCCGCCTCGTCGGTGCCCGACCTGTCCGGCATCGACGCCCCGTCCGGCACCGCACGCGCGCGTGCGGTCCTGCGGGAGCTGCAGCGCCTGGACCTGGAGGGCGAGGACCGCGCGGTGGAGCTGGGCTCGGCCCGCGCGGACGACGCGAAGGAACTGGACCGGCTGCCCGGGGCGCCCGTCCTCGTCGTCACGACCCGCTTCTTCGCCGGGGGCCGCACGGCGGCGGTCTCCGTCGCCACCTACCGCGCCGACACCTGCCGGCTGACCTTCGGTGACACCGGCGGCGTGGAGATCCACCACGACCCGGAGCGCCGCGCCTCCTGA